One genomic segment of Profundibacter amoris includes these proteins:
- the rpoH gene encoding RNA polymerase sigma factor RpoH: protein MGNYTNLPAPTPEGGLNRYLQEIRKFPMLEPEEEYMLAKRWAETEDSEAAHRLVTSHLRLAAKIAMGYRGYGLPTAEVISEANVGLMQAVKRFDPEKGFRLATYAMWWIRASIQEYVLRSWSLVKLGTTSAQKKLFFNLRKAKARIGALEEGDMHPDNVKRIANDLGVTEKEVISMNQRMAGSDASLNAVVGSEGEGTMQWQDWLEDENADQAGDYEKKDELDVRRELLVQAMDVLNDREKDILEQRRLRDKPVTLEELSGQYDVSRERIRQIEVRAFEKIQKRMRELAKEKGLLEPA from the coding sequence TTGGGCAATTATACAAATCTTCCCGCGCCGACCCCTGAAGGGGGGTTGAACCGCTATTTGCAGGAAATCCGCAAATTCCCGATGCTGGAGCCGGAAGAGGAATATATGCTGGCCAAACGCTGGGCCGAAACCGAGGATTCGGAGGCGGCGCACAGGCTGGTGACGTCGCACCTGCGGCTGGCGGCGAAAATCGCCATGGGCTATCGCGGCTATGGCCTGCCCACAGCCGAGGTAATTTCCGAAGCCAACGTCGGTTTGATGCAGGCGGTGAAACGCTTTGATCCGGAAAAAGGCTTCCGTCTGGCGACCTATGCGATGTGGTGGATCCGCGCCAGCATCCAGGAATATGTGCTGCGGTCGTGGTCTCTGGTGAAACTCGGCACCACCAGCGCGCAGAAAAAGCTGTTCTTCAATCTGCGCAAGGCCAAAGCGCGTATTGGCGCGCTGGAAGAAGGGGATATGCACCCCGATAACGTCAAACGCATTGCAAATGATCTGGGGGTCACCGAAAAAGAGGTGATCTCGATGAACCAGCGGATGGCGGGTTCGGACGCCTCGCTGAATGCGGTGGTCGGGTCCGAGGGCGAAGGCACCATGCAATGGCAGGACTGGCTGGAAGATGAAAACGCCGATCAGGCCGGCGATTACGAGAAGAAAGACGAGCTGGACGTGCGCCGCGAATTGCTGGTGCAGGCGATGGATGTTCTGAATGATCGTGAAAAGGACATTTTGGAGCAACGCCGCTTGCGCGACAAACCGGTGACGCTGGAAGAGCTGTCAGGCCAGTATGATGTATCGCGCGAACGTATCCGCCAAATCGAAGTGCGGGCGTTCGAGAAAATCCAGAAACGGATGCGCGAACTAGCCAAGGAAAAGGGCCTGCTGGAACCGGCATAA
- a CDS encoding RluA family pseudouridine synthase, whose protein sequence is MAGTSSDTVTVVIGPNPFPRLDKALSRDVPEGANLSRSRLAKLIAAGMVRLNGVVEVNQKAKVAEGDVVEITVPQASESHIGAEDIPLTVVFEDNDLIVINKPAGMVVHPAPGTPSGTLVNALMHYCGDRLSGVGGVARPGIVHRIDKDTSGLLVVAKSDVAHQGLAAQFEKHTVERRYLAVVYGAPDASDPRVRGVKGVNFEAGNIMRITTQLARHKTDRQRQAVLFGSGRHAVTRSRIIRTIGEPVVASLIECWLETGRTHQIRVHMAHAGHSLIGDPTYGGRRKLSIKAVGEAGQAAARAFPRQALHAATLGFKHPVSGEDMRFEAEMPEDMAKLIADLTRKSTST, encoded by the coding sequence ATGGCTGGAACATCCTCTGATACAGTAACGGTGGTGATCGGGCCAAACCCGTTCCCGCGTCTTGATAAGGCGTTATCAAGGGATGTGCCAGAGGGCGCGAACCTCAGCCGGTCGCGTCTGGCCAAACTGATCGCCGCCGGCATGGTGCGCCTGAACGGTGTGGTCGAGGTGAACCAGAAGGCCAAAGTGGCCGAGGGGGATGTGGTCGAGATCACCGTGCCGCAGGCCAGTGAAAGCCATATCGGGGCCGAGGACATCCCCCTGACTGTGGTGTTCGAGGACAACGATCTGATCGTCATCAACAAACCCGCCGGAATGGTGGTGCACCCTGCCCCCGGCACGCCGTCGGGCACTCTGGTCAATGCCCTGATGCATTATTGCGGCGACCGGCTGTCCGGCGTTGGCGGCGTGGCGCGGCCCGGCATTGTGCACCGGATCGACAAGGATACCTCGGGCCTGCTAGTGGTGGCAAAATCGGATGTCGCGCATCAGGGGTTGGCGGCGCAGTTTGAAAAGCACACGGTCGAGCGGCGCTATCTGGCGGTGGTTTACGGCGCACCCGATGCCTCGGATCCACGGGTGCGCGGGGTGAAGGGCGTGAATTTCGAGGCCGGAAACATCATGCGCATCACCACGCAACTGGCCCGCCACAAAACAGACCGCCAGCGGCAGGCGGTGCTGTTCGGCTCGGGCCGCCATGCGGTCACACGGTCGCGGATCATCCGGACCATCGGCGAACCTGTGGTGGCGTCCCTGATCGAATGCTGGCTGGAAACCGGCCGCACCCACCAGATCCGCGTGCATATGGCCCATGCCGGTCACAGCCTGATTGGTGATCCCACCTATGGCGGTCGGCGCAAGCTGTCCATCAAGGCGGTTGGCGAGGCCGGACAGGCCGCCGCACGCGCCTTTCCACGGCAGGCGCTGCATGCGGCAACTTTGGGGTTCAAACACCCTGTAAGCGGTGAGGATATGCGGTTTGAAGCGGAAATGCCCGAAGATATGGCGAAATTAATCGCCGATCTGACACGCAAAAGCACATCAACGTGA
- a CDS encoding DUF6476 family protein — protein sequence MNDAPLEPEEPANLKFLRRLVTILTGTMIVGVVVIIGLLVMRINAKPAAVSTGPELPASIVLPDGARATAFTMGKGWYAVVTEGDEILIYDADSGKLRQRIRISNQP from the coding sequence ATGAATGACGCCCCGCTTGAGCCGGAAGAGCCGGCCAACCTGAAATTCCTGCGCCGGCTGGTGACAATCCTGACCGGCACAATGATTGTGGGCGTTGTAGTCATCATTGGCCTGCTTGTCATGCGGATTAATGCCAAACCCGCGGCTGTATCCACAGGTCCCGAGTTGCCGGCAAGCATAGTTTTGCCCGACGGTGCCCGCGCCACCGCTTTTACCATGGGCAAGGGCTGGTATGCGGTGGTGACAGAGGGGGACGAGATTTTGATCTATGACGCGGACAGCGGGAAATTGCGGCAGAGGATACGGATTTCAAACCAGCCGTAG
- a CDS encoding DUF805 domain-containing protein, with product MPKGALQLSVYELQLRIYQEMAMNLFTSFDGRIPRSTFWLGVLGLILISFLFIFLLGAMLASTGQIPRMVPFVISLVLLYPAAAITVKRLHDRNKPAMPWLLIFFLPGIISNFMKAFKIDYTALDVKAVMETGGMMGMGRMRSMFGMGEFEMLVPGSIAMLVSLASFVVGIWALIELGFLKGTTGENSFGPDPLG from the coding sequence TTGCCCAAAGGTGCGTTACAACTATCGGTATATGAATTACAGTTACGCATTTATCAGGAGATGGCCATGAACCTATTCACTTCATTTGACGGACGAATTCCTCGCAGCACATTCTGGCTGGGGGTTCTTGGGCTGATACTGATCTCGTTCCTGTTTATCTTTTTGCTTGGTGCGATGCTTGCAAGCACGGGCCAAATACCCCGAATGGTTCCGTTTGTTATTTCGCTTGTCCTGCTTTACCCCGCAGCCGCCATCACCGTAAAACGCCTGCATGACCGCAACAAACCGGCAATGCCGTGGCTTTTGATTTTCTTTCTGCCCGGAATCATCTCGAATTTTATGAAGGCTTTCAAAATTGATTATACCGCTTTGGATGTGAAAGCCGTCATGGAAACCGGTGGAATGATGGGAATGGGCCGGATGAGATCGATGTTTGGAATGGGTGAGTTTGAAATGCTTGTCCCGGGATCAATCGCGATGCTTGTCAGCCTTGCTTCCTTCGTGGTGGGAATATGGGCCTTGATTGAACTGGGGTTCCTGAAAGGCACAACAGGCGAAAACAGCTTTGGGCCCGATCCGCTGGGCTAG